The Brachionichthys hirsutus isolate HB-005 chromosome 3, CSIRO-AGI_Bhir_v1, whole genome shotgun sequence genome has a window encoding:
- the mrpl32 gene encoding large ribosomal subunit protein bL32m, translating into MNLSALVHRLGCSLLHIEGRLLAGLERQLAPALAVNGHSLLPQAERPSPEQPPGLLDGFLWMAAPKTRRTIEVNRTRRRADRKLIKVKTNIEPCLECGHLKQKHVLCGFCYAKICKETGLIRQQTAAMEGGPLRAPVVETVVLYDGETPSQQDKDKRIVERPRKRPTWFS; encoded by the exons ATGAATTTATCGGCTTTAGTGCACCGCCTCGGATGCTCTTTGCTACACATTGAAGGAAGGCTTCTCGCGGGATTAGAGCGACAACTAG CTCCGGCTCTGGCAGTGAATGGCCACAGTCTCCTGCCTCAGGCCGAGAGGCCGAGCCCAGAGCAGCCCCCTGGCCTCCTAGACGGCTTCCTGTGGATGGCAGCACCCAAGACGAGGCGCACGATTGAAGTTAATCGCACCAGAAGAAGAGCTGACAGAAAACTCATTAAAGTCAAG ACCAACATCGAGCCGTGTCTGGAGTGTGGCCACTTGAAGCAGAAGCATGTGTTATGTGGCTTCTGTTACGCTAAGATCTGCAAGGAGACGGGTCTGATTCGTCAGCAGACCGCGGCAATGGAGGGCGGCCCGCTGAGGGCCCCGGTTGTGGAGACTGTCGTCCTCTATGACGGCGAGACACCAAGCCAGCAGGACAAAGACAAGAGGATTGTGGAGAGACCCCGGAAGAGGCCTACCTGGTTCAGCTAA
- the zmp:0000000930 gene encoding uncharacterized protein zmp:0000000930 — MQCVSRGGCYLVNSYCDLHEDDHTRRESYQACWLSLVLETRPQYKLTLSETDGKSKESQRRQEAVHFMVQRNPNQTLSLGSNGRATTKHQLHGSTSRGLGGATATLGCLKKGDRQEVTAIIHNIGKPIRESFRASSLMSSPRESCHRVQRRE, encoded by the exons ATGCAGTGTGTGAGCAGAGGGGGCTGCTACCTGGTGAACTCCTACTGTGATCTTCATGAGGACGACCACACGAGGAGGGAGAGCTACCAAGCCTGCTGGCTGAGCCTCGTCCTCGAAACAAGGCCACAGTACAA GCTGACTTTGTCAGAGACAGACGGTAAGAGCAAGGAGAGTCAAAGGCGCCAAGAGGCGGTCCACTTCATGGTCCAGAGGAATCCCAACCAGACCCTGAGCCTGGGCAGCAACGGCAGAGCCACGACAAAGCATCAGCTGCACGGCTCTACAAGCAGGGGCCTCGGAGGCGCCACGGCCACCCTTGGGTGCTTAAAGAAGGGGGATAGACAGGAAGTGACTGCCATAATTCACAATATCGGCAAGCCAATAAGAGAGAGTTTCAGAGCCTCGAGCCTGATGTCTTCACCGAGGGAAAGTTGCCATCGGGTGCAGAGGAGAGAGTGA
- the LOC137910621 gene encoding ATPase family AAA domain-containing protein 2-like, whose product MVILRSSGNAGAQPAATTLKRTGELDTSSVFLSLLPASQEKSGRSVDGTANVSVWTETNSSRGLADLKQDEGGGLHHSLRTRRRRDKPEVSFSDMDPKTSSPLDEVQAGGNGPRKSSRLQREGTASKVPDEVEGSATPKRSRFNLQSRDVEEEEKDRSVRRSSRITRYKLHSRNQSVLYDRLITNTAEAVLQKMDDMQKMRRRLRDRDTQEELGMYTRGRMKRSLRTSVDSKDKEEDNQGDKEHHDEEEDREDEEDEDDGDEDGVDEEEENQRRYDLRQRKTVVRYQAPLDEPRKRSMYFKDHSSPTRRRYRFSSTAPRSPYNRRTSRRRHAIHSSDSTSSSSDDEQFQRRRSKNRSRSVNRCLPMNLRKEDLLGIHKDRMKIGASLADVDPMQIDRTVRFDGIGGLSRHISALKEMVVFPLLYPEVFERFKIQPPRGCLFYGPPGTGKTLVARALANECSQGERKVSFFMRKGADCLSKWVGESERQLRLLFDQAYQMRPSIIFFDEIDGLAPVRSSRQDQIHSSIVSTLLALMDGLDARGEVVVIGATNRLDAIDPALRRPGRFDREFLFSLPDRQAREDILKIHTRQWSPQPSDTFLAELADKCVGYCGADIKAVCSEAALCALRRRYPQIYFSSQKLALDVNSIAITSRDFMSAMSKMVPASQRAVVSPARALIPAILPLLSAALQDILLNVRRVFPHAERGLKRRAEQDAACGLSEDDLMLSEEEEEEVVSIAQTSLSQIKTSSVKSHLSLNRSVVSQPTSYRPRLLLEGRPGSGQSSYLAPAVLHALEKFTVYTLDVAVLFGASAAAPEETCAQIFVEAKRTSPSILYIPYIGQWWETVGPALRATFLSLLGSIPAFAPIFLLATCSLRYDQLSVEVQELFRDEYGEVFHVQVPSSRERRNFFEDLILNQAAKGPTSKKKAVLNALVALPVAPPPAPRQLTKEETQRLEEQEEDTLRELRLFLRDVTNRLSQDKRFKAFIKPVDLEEVPDYAGVITKPMDLSTVLSKVDLHQYVTVKEFLHDVDLIWQNALEYNPDRDPSDRQIRHRACALKDTVHAIITDELDEDFEKICEEMKISRQTRGCSTVQFAPSFYHVLPKRRKPSTETKAIDAIPQGEPSGPAAAVIPNTSVSAVAVLKNTAQKKKRRKSRWSTGSYAKKKSTGFLHASRDDVHVGSDEEDGDDDDEEEVEKAGGREGDGSRRKEEQVLLVDAESGPARAQESSFGSTSRKLGSPKGREKSSAEEEVTQSDAVKLENKDQPQNNKGKVDNGAEHQGQTAENKVLTKAGNENSETISMTTNHKSHTETEAEEVSESNEQNLKKTKRSKVFIIDEASQNSPADPMEAKATETRSTDESGAVRSEDAAAGRSTTRSLENGVQQQPVIDTDEALQILDQEAPPLVVDRRKLERMLERAVTKTNGHEVYKLEKLYALLCQSIYRHRRDYNKTALIQELGQEIEDFC is encoded by the exons ATGGTGATACTCCGTAGCAGCGGCAATGCCGGAGCTCAGCCAGCGGCAACAACTCTGAAGAGGACCGGGGAGCTGGATACGAGCTCCGTGTTTCTGTCGCTGCTCCCCGCGTCGCAGGAGAAGTCGGGCCGGTCCGTGGACGGCACGGCCAATGTGAGCGTGTGGACCGAGACC AACTCATCACGTGGACTGGCTGATCTGAAGCAGGATGAAGGAGGTGGTCTTCATCATTCACTCAGGACCCGGAGACGGAGAGATAAACCCGAAGTGTCATTTTCTGACATGGATCCAAAGACCAGCTCCCCTCTGGATGAAGTCCAGGCTGGAGGAAACGGTCCCAG AAAGTCCTCCAGGCTGCAGAGGGAAGGAACCGCATCTA AAGTTCCAGATGAAGTAGAAGGCTCGGCCACGCCCAAGAGAAGCCGCTTTAATTTACAGAGCAGAgatgttgaggaagaggagaaggatcGCTCCGTGCGGCGTAGCTCCCGTATTACCCGATACAAGCTACATTCCCGTAATCAGTCGGTGCTCTATGACCGCCTCATCACCAA CACTGCTGAAGCTGTTCTCCAAAAGATGGATGACATGCAGAAGATGAGGCGCAGATTGAGGGATAGAGACACTCAAGAAGAG CTCGGCATGTACACCAGGGGCAGAATGAAAAGGTCTCTGAGGACAAGTGTAGACAGTAAAGATAAAGAGGAAGACAACCAAG GCGACAAGGAGCATCATGACGAGGAGGAAGAtagggaagatgaggaggatgaagatgatggcgATGAAGATGGCGTggacgaggaagaagaaaatcagaGACGTTATGACttgagacagaggaagactgtGGTTCGCTACCAGGCCCCACTGGATG AGCCCAGAAAGCGCAGCATGTACTTCAAAGACCACTCCTCCCCCACCAGACGCAGATACCGTTTCAGTTCCACGGCCCCCAGGAGCCCCTACAACAGGAGAACCAGCAG GAGGAGACACGCCATCCATAGTAGTGACTCCACTTCCTCATCTTCAGACGACGAGCAGTTCCAGAGACGGAGGAGTAAGAACAGGAGCAGGTCAGTCAACAG ATGCCTCCCGATGAACCTCAGGAAAGAGGACCTGCTGGGGATCCACAAGGACAGGATGAAGATTGGCGCCAGCCTCGCCGATGTAGACCCGATGCAAATCGACAGGACG GTCCGATTTGATGGCATAGGAGGGCTGAGCAGACACATCTCGGCGCTGAAGGAGATGGTGGTCTTCCCTCTTCTCTACCCAGAAGTCTTTGAGAGGTTCAAGATACAGCCTCCCAG GGGTTGTCTGTTTTATGGGCCTCCAGGCACTGGGAAGACGCTTGTAGCTCGAGCGCTGGCCAACGAGTGCAGCCAGGGTGAGAGGAAGGTGTCTTTCTTCATGAGGAAAGGGGCCGACTGCCTCAGTAAGTGGGTAGGAGAATCTGAGAGACAGCTGCGACTCCTTTTTGATCAG GCGTACCAGATGCGTCCCTCCATCATCTTCTTCGATGAAATCGATGGCTTGGCTCCAGTCAGATCAAGCCGTCAGGACCAGATCCACAG tTCCATCGTATCGACGCTGCTGGCTCTTATGGATGGATTAGATGCCCGAGGAGAGGTCGTTGTGATCGGAGCTACAAACAGACTCGACGCCATTGACCCGGCTCTGAGAAGACCAGGGCGCTTTGACCGGGAGTTTCTCTTTAGCCtgccagacagacag GCGAGAGAGGATATTCTGAAGATCCACACCAGACAATGGTCTCCTCAACCGTCCGACACTTTCCTTGCAGAGCTGGCAGATAAATGCGTTG GTTATTGTGGAGCAGACATCAAGGCAGTGTGTTCAGAGGCTGCCCTCTGTGCACTAAGGCGTCGCTACCCACAGATCTACTTTTCATCACAAAAGCTTGCGCTTGATGTGAACTCCATAGCCATCACCAGCAGAGACTTCATGTCTGCCATGTCTAAGATGGTGCCCGCGTCGCAGAG GGCAGTGGTTTCACCAGCTCGGGCTCTCATTCCTGCCATCCTTCCTCTGTTGAGTGCTGCCCTGCAGGATATCCTCCTAAATGTTCGCAGAGTGTTCCCACATGCCGAACGCGGCTTGAAAAGGAGAGCAGAACAGG ATGCAGCTTGTGGTCTGTCGGAGGACGATCTCATgctcagtgaggaagaggaggaggaggtcgtcTCCATTGCACAGACTTCTCTCTCTCAAATCAAAACGTCTTCTGTAAAGAGTCACCTCAGCCTCAACAG AAGTGTGGTGAGCCAGCCGACCTCCTACCGTCCCCGTCTTCTTTTGGAGGGCAGACCCGGTTCAGGTCAGAGCTCCTACTTGGCTCCAGCCGTCCTCCATGCTCTGGAGAAATTCACAGTGTATACTCTGGACGTGGCTGTGTTATTTGGAGCAAGTGCAGCTGCGCCTGAAGAGACCTGTGCTCAG aTCTTTGTTGAAGCCAAGCGGACCTCCCCCAGTATCCTGTACATCCCTTACATTGGACAGTGGTGGGAAACTGTGGGTCCAGCCTTGAGGGCCACCTTCCTCAGCCTACTCGGCTCCATCCCTGCTTTCGCTCCGATATTCCTTCTCGCTACGTGCAGCCTGCGATATGATCAGCTCagtgtggag GTGCAGGAGTTGTTTCGGGATGAATATGGAGAGGTTTTCCATGTTCAAGTccccagcagcagagagagaagaaactTCTTTGAGGATCTCATCCTTAATCAAGCTGCCAAGGGCCCCACCTCAAAAAAGAAAGCTG TGCTGAATGCCTTGGTGGCACTTCCTGTTGCCCCTCCACCTGCGCCACGTCAATTGACGAAAGAGGAAACCCAGCGACtggaggaacaggaggaagacACCCTCAGAGagctccgcctcttcctgcGTGACGTCACCAATCGCCTTTCCCAAGATAAACGCTTCAAGGCTTTTATAAAACCTGTGGATTTAGAAGAG GTACCAGATTACGCTGGCGTGATCACGAAACCCATGGACCTGTCAACAGTTCTCTCCAAAGTTGATCTCCATCAGTACGTGACAGTCAAGGAGTTCCTCCATGATGTGGATCTCATCTGGCAGAATGCGCTCGAATACAACCCAGACAGAGACCCCTCAG acCGCCAGATTCGCCACAGAGCATGTGCGCTGAAAGACACGGTCCACGCCATCATCACGGACGAGCTGGACGAAGATTTTGAGAAGATTTGTGAAGAGATGAAAATATCACGCCAAACAAGAG GTTGCTCTACTGTCCAGTTTGCCCCCTCCTTCTACCACGTCCTTCCAAAACGACGCAAACCGTCTACTGAGACGAAGGCCATCGACGCGATCCCACAAGGAGAACCGTCGGGCCCCGCCGCTGCAGTTATCCCCAACACAAGCGTCTCTGCCGTTGCAGTGCTTAAAAACACCG cacaaaagaagaaaagaaggaagagtCGCTGGTCCACTGGCTCGTATGCAAAGAAGAAGTCTACCGGCTTTCTTCATGCATCTAGGGATGATGTTCATGTCGGGTCTGATGAGGAGGATGGGGACGACGATGACGAGGAAGAGGTTGAGAAggcaggagggagagagggtgATGGCAGTagaagaaaggaggagcaggtgCTGCTGGTTGATGCGGAGTCGGGGCCTGCACGAGCTCAGGAAAGTAGTTTTGGGTCAACTAGTAGGAAACTGGGCAGTCCGAAGGGAAGGGAGAAGAGTTCTGCTGAGGAAGAGGTTACCCAGTCTGACGCAGTGAAACTAGAAAATAAAGACCAGCCACAGAACAACAAAGGAAAGGTGGATAACGGTGCGGAACATCAAGGACAGACGGCAGAGAACAAAGTGTTGACAAAGGCAGGAAATGAGAACAGCGAAACGATTTCAATGACCACAAACCACAAAAGCCACACTGAGACGGAGGCAGAGGAAGTTAGCGAAAGCAATGAGCAGAACCTGAAAAAAACGAAACGCAGCAAGGTCTTCATCATAGATGAGGCATCGCAGAACAGCCCCGCTGACCCAATGGAGGCTAAAGCAACAGAAACTAGATCCACGGATGAATCGGGAGCTGTCAGATCGGAGGACGCGGCCGCAG GGCGGAGCACAACTCGATCTCTGGAGAatggcgtgcagcagcagccggtgATCGACACGGACGAGGCGCTGCAGATCCTGGACCAGGAAGCTCCTCCTCTGGTGGTGGACAGGAGGAAACTAGAG AGGATGTTGGAGCGAGCAGTGACCAAGACGAATGGCCACGAAGTCTACAAGCTGGAGAAACTATATGCTCTCCTCTGTCAGAGCATCTATCGGCACAGGCGGGACTACAACAAGACGGCCTTGATACAG GAGTTGGGACAAGAGATTGAAGACTTCTGTTGA
- the psma2a gene encoding proteasome subunit alpha type-2: MAERGYSFSLTTFSPSGKLVQIEYALAAVAAGAPSVGIKASNGVVLATEKKQKSILYDEQSVHKVEPITKHIGMVYSGMGPDYRVLVRRARKLAQQYFLVYQEPIPTGQLVQRVASVMQEYTQSGGVRPFGVSLLIAGWDEDHPYLFQSDPSGAYFAWKATAMGKNYVNGKTFLEKRYNNDLELEDAIHTAILTLKESFEGQMTEENIEVGICNEAGFKRLTPAEVKDYLAAIA; encoded by the exons atGGCGGAACGAGGCTACAGTTTCTCCCTCACCACATTTAG CCCCTCGGGTAAACTGGTGCAGATTGAATATGCCCTGGCAGCGGTAGCAGCCGGAGCGCCTTCAGTCGGAATCAAAG cctccAATGGAGTTGTCCTGGCAACtgagaagaaacaaaagtcCATTCTGTATGATGAGCAGAGTGTCCATAAAGTGGAGCCGATCACAAAACATATAGGCATGGTGTACAGTGGCATGGGGCCTGATTACAG GGTTTTGGTGCGACGGGCCCGAAAGTTGGCACAACAGTACTTCTTGGTTTATCAAGAGCCGATCCCCACAGGCCAGCTTGTCCAGAGAGTGGCCTCTGTAATGCAGGAGTACACACAGTCGGG TGGAGTGCGTCCTTTCGGTGTTTCACTGCTGATAGCTGGATGGGATGAAGATCACCCCTACCTGTTCCAGTCAGATCCCTCT GGAGCATATTTTGCATGGAAAGCCACAGCCATGGGAAAAAACTACGTTAATGGAAAAACATTCCTTGAAAAAAG gtaTAATAATGATCTGGAATTGGAAGACGCCATCCACACAGCCATCTTGACATTGAAG GAGAGTTTTGAGGGCCAGATGACGGAGGAAAATATTGAGGTGGGGATCTGCAACGAGGCCGGCTTCAAAAGGCTCACTCCCGCAGAGGTGAAAGACTACCTGGCAGCCATTGCGTGA